Part of the Rhizobium sp. CCGE531 genome is shown below.
GCATGTTCGCCCTGGAACTCCTGCAGCACCTTCTCCGGCTGAACCTTCCGAATTAGCAAAAAGAGCGCCGAGCTGTTTACCGGGATCGTGTCGGCCAGCCGCGTAATGAGGTCGTCGTCGATGCCGTAGTCCGTCATCGAGCCTGCCAAAGCGCCGGAACCTGCTCCGAAGGCACCGCCGAGAACCATGCCCGCAAGAGGATTTAGGAACAAAAGGCCGACAAGCGATCCCCAGATGGCGCCCGACAACCCGCCACTCGCGGCGCCGGCTGCTGTCAGATTGACGCTCTGCTTCAGACGAACCTTGCCCGAAGCGTCGCGGATCGCAACCACGGAGTCTTCAAGATCGACCAGATATTCCTTCTGGAGTTGAATGAGGCGATTGAGGACAACGTCCGCCTGGTCGGAGTTGTCAAAGCCGAGCACTACGAGTTCAGACATCGTTTTTTCCTTCGGTTTGGTGTTGCTGATATCGAAATTCGCCTTAATCCGAGAATTTTACCACGTCCGTGTGAGGTTGCGATGAAAGTAGGTACCCGCTTGCCGTCTGCGACCGATCAGCCATTGTCTATAACATCCGCTCGCATCGCCATTTCATCAGCCTGAATTAATGTGAAGTTGTCATTATGCCGGACCATACTGACCTCACTGATGATTGAGCGCACGTTGATCCCGCTCGAGACCGACGCAGTGAGCATCGCTTGCTCACGGTCTTTTCCGGCATTGGTACTCTCGTAACGCGGACTACCGCAATGCGATCTTGGAATTCGATTGGGCGCCCGGCGGCGAAACGGAATGCGGCGAATGCTACATGCGCCGCGGCTCTCGAAGCATCAAGGGATCGCAAGCGGGCCAGAGCGGGCCTGCAGCTTGGAGTAAGCCATTGACGAAGTGGCGTAATCGAGCCCATGGCGGTTCTGAAGTTCCAACCTGCAATCAAGCCTCTTTTGGATAAAGGAAAGCCCAGCTCTTGATGTGATGGGATTCGAACTTGCAGAGCCTGCAATTATCAACGCCACACGAGCTGTCGTCACGCCCTGAAACGGTCAAATGAGGTGAGGCGTCTCATCGGTGGATCAGCGTCATCCCAGCGATAGATTTCAGAGCGCAGATAGCGAAGCTCGTCGTCGAGACCCTCTTCTGCAATCTCGGTCCACCAACATTTCGGGCGACCATCACTACCATCCGACCAACGGTAGCCGCGCGCCTTCAGGTGATCCTTCATGTCGAACGGACTGTTTTCGGCGTAGATGCGGACACGACAACGCTGGCTGGCTTGATAGAGTTCGGCGAACGGCGTTTGCCCGAAGCCGATGCAATCCTCTGCGAGAACTTCGAGCAACGCAAAACAGTCATCCACTGCCCGATGCCCCTCATGAAAATAGCCTGCCTGTCCGATCAAATATCCAAGCTTGGTTCCTTCGAAGCGACGTGACGCCCAATCGATTTCCGAGACCGAGCACGCCCAGGCTTTGCCGGCGAATATGGGTGAAAAGGCCTCGCAGAAGGGCCGATCGAAGCCAGCATTGTGAGCGATGATGAGGTCGGCTCCTTCGACAAGCGCGCGCAGTTGCTGAAGATCAATGATTTGGCCGGCCACCATTTCGTCGGTGATGCCGGTCAGACGCGTGATCTCTTCTGGGATTGGTGTGCTCGGCTGCTGTAGGCCACCATAGACGCCGATGATGTCGCCGATATTGCCCGCTTCATCAAAGGTGAACGCAA
Proteins encoded:
- a CDS encoding DUF1269 domain-containing protein, giving the protein MSELVVLGFDNSDQADVVLNRLIQLQKEYLVDLEDSVVAIRDASGKVRLKQSVNLTAAGAASGGLSGAIWGSLVGLLFLNPLAGMVLGGAFGAGSGALAGSMTDYGIDDDLITRLADTIPVNSSALFLLIRKVQPEKVLQEFQGEHARILRTSLSPEQEERLRSALASEPSAAAPPTGA
- a CDS encoding 3'-5' exonuclease, which translates into the protein MFVSSETPSAKAAASLLPKRQPSAALSEDDMVQQLQATGRYRILKKLEPRAIATEARPGFPLKGVILDTETTGLNHRKDEIVEVGAVAFTFDEAGNIGDIIGVYGGLQQPSTPIPEEITRLTGITDEMVAGQIIDLQQLRALVEGADLIIAHNAGFDRPFCEAFSPIFAGKAWACSVSEIDWASRRFEGTKLGYLIGQAGYFHEGHRAVDDCFALLEVLAEDCIGFGQTPFAELYQASQRCRVRIYAENSPFDMKDHLKARGYRWSDGSDGRPKCWWTEIAEEGLDDELRYLRSEIYRWDDADPPMRRLTSFDRFRA